The genomic interval CTCTCACTCGCTGACCGTCCACGTTCGGCGCTGACCTGAGGCCTCCCGGTACGGATCCGGCTCATATGGCCGACGGCAACCGGATCCCCGCCTCCGCCCTGCGCCGGTGGGTGCAGGAAGTCCTGCGGCTGCTGGCCGCCCGTGCCCCGCGTCTGGAACGTGCCCTGAAGAAGATCGCCAAGAAGGGTAGGGCGGTCGTTCTGCTGGACGGCACGGTGATGTCCGCTACCTGGCCGACGGCATCACGCCACTGCCCGACGACGTCATCGCCGCCCTCACCCTCTGACTCGGCAGCCCGGAGCGGCCAGGCCCCCGTTGACCGCTCACCTGGTGATTCGCCATCGGCGGTGGGGAAGCCGGTGCCGTAACGACCACATCGAGCCGCCGGCCCCAGGAGAGAAGGGTTTCCCAACGGGGTCAAGCTCAGAGGTTCAGAAGAGCACCCATTGACGCGCTTCATCATCCCAGACAAGGTCGATGATCTGCTCGTCCTTGATCGCCAGGGCGTGCCACCTGCCATCCATCCAACGCACGATCTGCGGGTAGTCGCCCATGTTCGCCAAGTCGGAAAAGTCCATTGTGGGCAGAAGACTCAGCGCGTCGGTTGGGGTCCCCGAACCGATGTGGATCTTCGGACCCTCAATCAAGGAGAGGGTCGCGGGGCTGGGATTGGTTGGTAGCCCTGAAGGAGGCTGAACACCCGTTCCCCGGCTCACCAAGATGGCCATCCTCGGCAGCTTTTGCAGGAGGAGGTGAAGAGCCCGGTCAATACGCTCGCCCATCACGGTGCCCAACGACGTCGCAACCGCAGTAACGAACGGTGCGACGGCGACAACCGCGAGAACCTCTGGAACATTGACGCCTGTGTTCTGGGTGCGGCTATAGACATAGAGGCGGGAGTCATCACTAAGGGTAACTGACGCATCCGCAGGGGCCAGCTTCGGCTTTGAGGGTTCACGGGCGGCGCACCGACCCTCGAACATCAGGTGCAACCGCTGGTGCTCGGCCAAAGACATCATGTTCTTCCCCCGGTCTCCCGCTGACCATGAAGATTAGTTGACTCCCCATCGGCTGTACTGAGTTTCCACAGCGGTGCCCCATCCGGACTTTAGGTCATCCAAACGCCGTGTCCTGGACCAGTCGCCCATGCGCCCGCGGTGGCCCCGGCCGGGCCCCGGAACCCGAGGTGCGGTGCGGGCCGGGACGGGGCAGGGTCGGGGTGTGGAGTACCCGATCCGGCCCGCACTGGCGCGCGGTACCGATGCTGCCGACCGGCCCCGGGTGGCATTTCGAGGTCAAGGTCGATGGGCACCGGATGATGCTCCGGCGCACCGGGGACGGGGTGATCTGCTACTCCCGCACGGGCCGGGTCGTCACCTCGCACTGGATGGACCTCGCCGTCCCTGCCATGGCGTTGCCCCCGGGAACCGTGCTGTCCGGGGAGGCGGTCATCTGGCACGGGGGCCGGATCGATTTCGGGGCGGTCCAGGCCCGCGCCGCGTCCTCGCTGGACCGGGCCCGCGCCCTGGCCGCCCGTCACCCGGCCTCCTACGCCGCGTTCGACGTCCTGGAGCACCCCGACCACGGCCCCGTCGCCGCCCGCCCCTACACCGTCCGCCGCGCCCTCCTGGCCGACCTCCTCAAGGACGTCGGCCCCCCGGTCCAGGCCACCCCGACCACGGACAGCCGGACACTCGCCCTTCAGTCGTACGACGTCCTCCGGGCGCAGGGCGTGGAAGGGATCGTGGCCAAGCCCGCCCGCTCCCCGTACCCGTTCGGCCGCCGCACGGCATGGGTGAAGATCCGGCACGCGGACACGGTCGACGCCCGCGTGGTCGGCGCCACCGGCCCCCGCGGCCGGCCCCGCGCGCTCGCGCTCCTCCTGCCCGGATCGACCCGGCCCCGCCTCTCCGCGCGCCTGGCCCCCGCGCTCGCCGCACGCATCGGATCCGCACTCGCCGGCGCACCCGCCACGGGGGAGCACCGCGCGGGCGACGAGACGTACACGGCACTCAGCACCGAGCTGGTGCTGGAAGTGCTCGCCGGGTCCGGCCGCCACGGCACACTCACCGTCGCCCGCATCCGCTGACAGGACGGGGCGCAGCAAGGT from Streptomyces sp. CA-278952 carries:
- a CDS encoding ATP-dependent DNA ligase — its product is MWSTRSGPHWRAVPMLPTGPGWHFEVKVDGHRMMLRRTGDGVICYSRTGRVVTSHWMDLAVPAMALPPGTVLSGEAVIWHGGRIDFGAVQARAASSLDRARALAARHPASYAAFDVLEHPDHGPVAARPYTVRRALLADLLKDVGPPVQATPTTDSRTLALQSYDVLRAQGVEGIVAKPARSPYPFGRRTAWVKIRHADTVDARVVGATGPRGRPRALALLLPGSTRPRLSARLAPALAARIGSALAGAPATGEHRAGDETYTALSTELVLEVLAGSGRHGTLTVARIR